Proteins encoded within one genomic window of Perognathus longimembris pacificus isolate PPM17 chromosome 28, ASM2315922v1, whole genome shotgun sequence:
- the Prr32 gene encoding proline-rich protein 32: MVPHKDKLEYLILSFLFSASFGGHVPSPKVLAVDENGNRLLHRAVTAQRPISTLKDDVDGAETWSHPPVPPRPPFTVLTDLPREQIQRPTERAGSCIPGGSRAPRYSYGLTAAVAEESLATAEVNSSEGLAGWRQKGHDSINKSQEVSHGPLTPMVGGTRVHNGVAEKGGNNIKSYAPLPQGKVAFPPRGPQTRNPPYLPTLRSGIMMEVPSGNTRMLSKGRLAHVSFPLHGPEHPVDNWQRPMPLSSSFPGFPFSSAHCFIPPQPVSFKPFLTTPVTFAAPPIFAAPLTPYFPHYHPRLIRSPASPNSEFK, from the exons ATGGTGCCTCATAAAGACAAACTGGAATATTTG attttgtctttcttattttctgcAAGCTTTGGAGGGCATGTCCCTTCACCAAAGGTGTTAGCAGTGGATGAAAATGGGAACCGTTTGCTGCATCGTGCTGTTACAGCCCAGCGCCCAATTTCCACGCTGAAGGATGATGTGGATGGTGCAGAAACCTGGAGCCACCCTCCTGTCCCACCGAGACCCCCGTTCACAGTGCTGACAGATCTGCCAAGAGAGCAAATACAGCGCCCCACTGAGAGAGCAGGATCCTGCATTCCTGGTGGTTCAAGAGCTCCAAGATACTCCTATGGGCTAACAGCTGCTGTTGCAGAAGAGTCCCTAGCAACAGCAGAAGTAAATAGCTCTGAAGGCTTGGCAGGCTGGAGGCAAAAAGGACATGATTCTATTAATAAGTCCCAGGAAGTCTCTCATGGCCCTCTGACACCAATGGTAGGGGGCACAAGAGTCCACAATGGGGTTGCCGAGAAAGGTGGAAATAACATAAAATCCTATGCACCTTTGCCACAAGGCAAAGTAGCCTTTCCACCTAGGGGTCCACAAACCAGAAACCCTCCATATCTCCCCACCCTTAGATCAGGGATAATGATGGAAGTACCTTCAGGAAATACTAGAATGCTCTCCAAGGGAAGGCTGGCTCATGTTTCTTTTCCACTCCACGGGCCAGAGCACCCTGTGGATAACTGGCAAAGGCCTATGCCTTTGTCTTCTAGTTTCCCaggctttcctttctcttctgctcATTGCTTCATACCTCCTCAACCAGTGAGTTTCAAGCCATTTCTCACTACACCTGTTACTTTTGCTGCTCCCCCCATATTTGCGGCCCCGTTGACACCTTATTTTCCCCATTATCACCCTAGGTTAATTAGATCTCCTGCATCCCCAAACAGCGAGTTCAaatga